From the Lepus europaeus isolate LE1 chromosome 12, mLepTim1.pri, whole genome shotgun sequence genome, one window contains:
- the IER5L gene encoding immediate early response gene 5-like protein: protein MECALDAQSLISISLRKIHSSRTQRGGIKLHKNLLVSYVLRNARQLYLHERYAELYRRQQQQQQPPQHQHQHQHLAYAAPGVPASAADFGPLQLGGGGGGGDAEAREPAARHQLHQLHQLHQLHLQQLQHPAPRGCAAAGAPAGGAGALTEPPGCAALHPPHGAPHRGQPLEPLQPAPAPLSPPPPAPSALCPRDPRASAACSAPSAPPGAAPPAAAAAAASPPASPAPASSPGFYRGAYPGPSDFSVHCSSQTTVLDLDTHVVTTVENGYLHQDCCASAHCPCCGQGAPGPGLASASGCKRKYYPGQEEEDDGDEEDAGELGAEPPGGAPFAPCKRARFEDFCPDSSPDASNISNLISIFGSGFSGLVSRQPDSSEQQPPPLNGQLCAKQALASLGAWTRAIVAF from the coding sequence ATGGAGTGCGCCCTGGACGCCCAGAGCCTGATCAGCATCTCCCTGCGCAAGATCCACAGCTCCCGGACCCAGCGCGGCGGCATCAAGCTGCACAAGAACCTCCTGGTGTCCTACGTCCTCCGCAACGCGCGCCAGCTCTACCTGCACGAGCGCTACGCCGAGCTCTACcggcgccagcagcagcagcagcagccgccccagcaccagcaccagcaccagcacctcgcGTACGCGGCGCCCGGCGTGCCCGCCAGCGCGGCCGACTTCGGCCCGCTCCAacttggcggcggcggcggcggcggggacgcGGAGGCGCGCGAGCCGGCCGCTCGGCACCAGCTGCACCAGCTGCACCAGCTCCACCAGCTGCACCTCCAGCAGCTCCAGCACCCGGCGCCCAGGGGCTGCGCGGCGGCCGGGGCGCCCGCGGGCGGCGCGGGGGCGCTCACGGAGCCGCCCGGGTGCGCCGCGCTCCATCCGCCGCACGGCGCGCCCCACCGCGGGCAGCCCTTggagccgctgcagccggctcctGCGCCGctgtcgccgccgccgcccgcgccctcCGCGCTCTGCCCGCGGGACCCTCGCGCCTCGGCCGCCTGCTCCGCGCCCTCCGCGCCCCCCGGGGCCGCCCCTCCGgctgccgccgcggccgccgcctcccCGCCCGCCTCCCCGGCCCCCGCCTCCTCTCCTGGCTTCTACCGGGGCGCGTACCCGGGCCCCTCGGACTTCAGCGTGCACTGCAGCAGCCAGACCACCGTACTGGACCTGGACACTCACGTGGTGACCACGGTGGAGAACGGCTACTTGCACCAGGACTGCTGCGCCTCCGCCCACtgcccctgctgtggccagggcgctCCGGGACCCGGCCTGGCGTCCGCCTCCGGCTGCAAGCGCAAGTATTACCCCggccaggaggaggaggacgacggCGACGAAGAGGACGCGGGCGAGCTGGGGGCCGAGCCCCCCGGGGGCGCCCCCTTCGCCCCCTGCAAGCGCGCCCGCTTCGAGGACTTCTGCCCGGACTCGTCCCCGGACGCGTCCAACATCTCAAACTTGATCTCCATCTTTGGCTCCGGCTTCTCGGGGCTGGTGAGCCGACAGCCAGACTCCTCGGAGCAACAGCCGCCGCCGCTCAACGGGCAGCTGTGCGCCAAGCAGGCGCTCGCCAGCCTCGGCGCCTGGACTCGGGCTATTGTCGCCTTCTAG